The following are encoded together in the Brassica napus cultivar Da-Ae chromosome A9, Da-Ae, whole genome shotgun sequence genome:
- the LOC106368349 gene encoding PTI1-like tyrosine-protein kinase 3 isoform X1 — translation MDSDYHRRGLAANDTSPGYFVRLDKPRAVDDLYIGKRGKMRRWLCCVCHVEEPYHSPENEHLRRSPKDYNDKDKKPQAAVKPDVLKEPPAIDVPALSLDELKEKTDNFGSKVLIGEGSYGRAYYATLEDGKAVAIKKLDNAAEPESNFEFLTQVSRVSKLRNENFVQLFGYCVEGNLRILAYEFATMGSLHDVLHGRKGVQGAQPGPALDWIQRVRIAVDAAKGLEYLHEKVQPAVIHRDVRSSNVLLFEEFKAKIADFNLSNQSPDMAARLHSTRVLGTFGYHAPEYAMTGQLTQKSDVYSFGVVLLELLTGRKPVDHTMPRGQQSLVTWATPRLSEDKVKQCVDPKLKGEYPPKAVAKLAAVAALCVQYESEFRPNMSIVVKALQPLLRSATPAAAPSQEI, via the exons ATGGATTCAGATTATCATCGACGTGGTCTGGCG GCGAACGATACTTCACCAGGCTACTTTGTTCGGCTTGATAAACCAAGAGCTGTAGACGATCTCTACATAGGCAAGAGAGGGAAGATGCGTAGGTGGTTGTGCTGCGTTTGCCACGTCGAAGAGCCTTACCATTCTCCTGAAAATGAGCATCTGAGAAGAAGCCCCAAGGACTATAATGATAAGGATAAGAAACCACAGGCTGCTGTGAAGCCTGATGTGTTAAAGGAGCCTCCAGCTATTGATGTCCCTGCGTTGTCATTGGATGAGCTGAAAGAGAAGACTGATAACTTTGGATCAAAGGTGTTGATCGGTGAAGGCTCATACGGAAGAGCTTACTACGCAACTTTGGAAGATGGCAAAGCCGTGGCGATCAAGAAGCTTGATAACGCAGCTGAGCCTGAATCGAACTTTGAGTTCTTGACTCAGGTCTCGAGGGTCTCTAAGCTGCGGAATGAGAATTTCGTTCAGCTGTTTGGTTACTGTGTTGAAGGGAACCTTCGTATACTTGCGTATGAGTTTGCTACGATGGGATCTTTACATGATGTTCTACACGGGAGGAAAGGTGTGCAAGGAGCGCAGCCAGGTCCAGCTCTTGATTGGATCCAACGGGTGAGAATAGCAGTTGATGCGGCTAAGGGACTTGAGTATCTACATGAGAAGGTTCAGCCTGCGGTGATACATAGAGATGTTCGGTCTAGCAATGTGCTTCTCTTTGAAGAGTTTAAAGCCAAGATTGCTGATTTTAATTTGTCGAATCAGTCTCCTGATATGGCTGCTCGTCTTCATTCCACTAGAGTTTTGGGAACGTTTGGTTACCATGCACCAGA GTATGCTATGACTGGTCAGCTGACGCAGAAGAGTGAtgtttatagttttggtgtGGTGCTTTTGGAGCTCTTGACTGGTAGAAAGCCTGTTGATCATACAATGCCTCGTGGCCAACAAAGTCTTGTCACTTGGGCCACTCCAAGGCTGAGTGAAGACAAAGTGAAGCAATGTGTTGATCCGAAACTCAAAGGAGAGTATCCTCCTAAAGCTGTtgcaaag CTTGCGGCTGTTGCAGCCTTGTGTGTGCAATACGAATCAGAGTTTAGGCCGAACATGAGCATTGTGGTTAAAGCTCTACAACCTTTGTTGAGGTCAGCAACACCAGCAGCTGCTCCATCCCAGGAAATTTAA
- the LOC106368349 gene encoding PTI1-like tyrosine-protein kinase 3 isoform X2, with product MRRWLCCVCHVEEPYHSPENEHLRRSPKDYNDKDKKPQAAVKPDVLKEPPAIDVPALSLDELKEKTDNFGSKVLIGEGSYGRAYYATLEDGKAVAIKKLDNAAEPESNFEFLTQVSRVSKLRNENFVQLFGYCVEGNLRILAYEFATMGSLHDVLHGRKGVQGAQPGPALDWIQRVRIAVDAAKGLEYLHEKVQPAVIHRDVRSSNVLLFEEFKAKIADFNLSNQSPDMAARLHSTRVLGTFGYHAPEYAMTGQLTQKSDVYSFGVVLLELLTGRKPVDHTMPRGQQSLVTWATPRLSEDKVKQCVDPKLKGEYPPKAVAKLAAVAALCVQYESEFRPNMSIVVKALQPLLRSATPAAAPSQEI from the exons ATGCGTAGGTGGTTGTGCTGCGTTTGCCACGTCGAAGAGCCTTACCATTCTCCTGAAAATGAGCATCTGAGAAGAAGCCCCAAGGACTATAATGATAAGGATAAGAAACCACAGGCTGCTGTGAAGCCTGATGTGTTAAAGGAGCCTCCAGCTATTGATGTCCCTGCGTTGTCATTGGATGAGCTGAAAGAGAAGACTGATAACTTTGGATCAAAGGTGTTGATCGGTGAAGGCTCATACGGAAGAGCTTACTACGCAACTTTGGAAGATGGCAAAGCCGTGGCGATCAAGAAGCTTGATAACGCAGCTGAGCCTGAATCGAACTTTGAGTTCTTGACTCAGGTCTCGAGGGTCTCTAAGCTGCGGAATGAGAATTTCGTTCAGCTGTTTGGTTACTGTGTTGAAGGGAACCTTCGTATACTTGCGTATGAGTTTGCTACGATGGGATCTTTACATGATGTTCTACACGGGAGGAAAGGTGTGCAAGGAGCGCAGCCAGGTCCAGCTCTTGATTGGATCCAACGGGTGAGAATAGCAGTTGATGCGGCTAAGGGACTTGAGTATCTACATGAGAAGGTTCAGCCTGCGGTGATACATAGAGATGTTCGGTCTAGCAATGTGCTTCTCTTTGAAGAGTTTAAAGCCAAGATTGCTGATTTTAATTTGTCGAATCAGTCTCCTGATATGGCTGCTCGTCTTCATTCCACTAGAGTTTTGGGAACGTTTGGTTACCATGCACCAGA GTATGCTATGACTGGTCAGCTGACGCAGAAGAGTGAtgtttatagttttggtgtGGTGCTTTTGGAGCTCTTGACTGGTAGAAAGCCTGTTGATCATACAATGCCTCGTGGCCAACAAAGTCTTGTCACTTGGGCCACTCCAAGGCTGAGTGAAGACAAAGTGAAGCAATGTGTTGATCCGAAACTCAAAGGAGAGTATCCTCCTAAAGCTGTtgcaaag CTTGCGGCTGTTGCAGCCTTGTGTGTGCAATACGAATCAGAGTTTAGGCCGAACATGAGCATTGTGGTTAAAGCTCTACAACCTTTGTTGAGGTCAGCAACACCAGCAGCTGCTCCATCCCAGGAAATTTAA